CCTACCTGACAAAGGGCACGCTCTGGGCCAAGCAGAAGGATCCCTATGCCAACGCCGCCTACCTCAACGGCAATGCCGCCAAGGCGGGCAAGACGCGCAACTTtgtcgagaagatggaggagtcCGGCAAAAACTGCATCATCTTCTATGGCTCGCAGACCGGCACCGCTGAGGACTACGCCTCTCGCCTTGCAAAGGAGGGCAAGAGCCGCTTCGGCCTCGAGACCATGGTCGCTGACTTAGAAGAGTACGACTTCGACGCTATGGATACACTGCCCTCGGATAAGATCGCCTTCTTCGTCATGGCCACCTACGGCGAGGGCGAGCCTACTGATAACGCTGTCGAGTTCTACGAGTTCATCAACGGAGACGACGTCGCCTTCTCCCAGGGCGGCGAGGACGCTCCTCTCGACAACTTCCACTACGTCGCTTTCGGTCTCGGTAACAACACCTACGAACACTACAACTCCATGGTGAGGGATGTCGACAGGCTCCTGACCAAGTATGGCGCTCACCGCATTGGCAACGCCGGCGAGGGTGACGATGGCGCTGGAACCATGGAAGAGGACTTTTTGGCTTGGAAGGAACCCATGTGGGCCGCTTTGGCTGCTCACATGGGCCTGGAAGAGCGCGAGGCCGTCTACGAACCCGTCTTTGGCATTACTGTCCGTGAGGGCCTGACTCCTCAGTCCCCCGAAGTCTATCTCGGCGAGCCCAACAAGATGCACCTTGAAGGCGCCCAAAAGGGTCCCTTCAACGCTCACAACCCTTACATTGCCCCCATTGCCGAATCCTACGAACTcttcaaggtcaaggacagGAACTGCATCCATCTTGAGATTGACATCAGCGGCTCCACCCTCTCGTACACTACTGGTGACCACATTGCCATCTGGCCTACCAACGCTGGTGACGAGGTTGACCGATTCCTGCGCGTTACTGGACTTACCGACAAGCGTGAGCAAGTCATCTCTGTCAAGGCTCTCGAGCCCACTGCCAAGGTTCCCTTCCCGACCCCGACCACTTACGATGCCATTGTCCGCTACCATTTGGAAATTGGTGCTCCCGTCTCCCGTCAATTCGTCTCCACTctggctgcttttgctcccACTGAGGAGATCAAGACCGAGATGACCAAGCTTGGTAGCGACAAGGACTACTTCCATGAGAAGACTGGTtctcagctcttcaacaTTGCTCGCTTATTGGAACACGTCGGCAACGGAGAGACTTGGGACAAGATCCCCTTCTCTGCTTTCATTGAAGGCTTGACCAAGCTGCAGCCCCGCTACTACTccatctcgtcgtcttcccACGTTCAGCCTAAGAAGATTTCCGTTACCGCCGTCGTCGAGTCGTCCATGGTTGTCGGCCGACAGGACCCGTTCCGCGGTGTCGCCACCAACTACCTGCTGGCtttgaagcagaagcagaatggAGACCCCGAACCTTCGCCTTTCGGTTTGACCTACGAGCTCCACGGTCCCCGTAACAAGTACGATGGTATTCACGTCCCGGTTCACGTCCGCCACTCCAACTTCAAGCTGCCGTCCGACCCTGCCAAGCCTATTATCATGATTGGCCCTGGAACTGGTGTTGCTCCTTTCCGAGGTTTCATCCAGGAGCGAGCTCAGCAGGCACGTGAAGGTATCAATGTCGGTCGCACCATTCTGTTTTTCGGCTGCCGTAAGAGCACTGAGGATTTCATGTATGAATCTGAATTCGAGGTatgttttcctttcttttcatttttttgATTCCCATCGACTCATCATTTTTGCCATGTGTAGGAATACAAGAAAGCTCTTGGCGACAAGTTCGAATTGGTCACTGCCTTCTCCCGAGAATCTTCCAAAAAGGTTTACGTTCAGCACAGACTCAAGGAGCGGTCCGCCGAGATCAGCGACCTGCTCTCCCAAAAGGCCTTCTTCTACGTCTGCGGTGACGCTGCCAACATGGCCCGTGAAGTCAACACTGTCCTGGCTCAAATCATTGCTGAGGGCCGCGGTGTCTCAGAGTCCAAGGCAGAGGAGATTGTCAAGAACATGAGAGCAGCAAACCAGTACCAGGTATGTCTCATCCCCCATCGTCACCTAAAAAGTCCAACCAAGGAACAAAACGTCAACTAATACATTTTTTACAGGAGGATGTCTGGTCATAAAAAAATGCATCTAGCACAAAATGATTTACTCTTTTTTCTCGACAATTGTACGGGGACCAAAACCCCCCTACTGCTcgaaaaaaaataaattttgCATAAATACTTTGTCGGGAAGGGGGGCCGGAGTCATTTCGACTGCGAAGCACATCGCCGGCGTTTGTTTATGAAGCCATGCACAACATCTGACATTTGCTCTTAGACGGATCCGTAAATACCTGAGCTATCGGATCTAGAGGTTATATCAGGGAAGGCCGGGCCCATTTTCTTGCACagaggttttttttattttacaGACCTTGGTAATTATTCGTTGTTGTGCGGGAAGGGTAGGCCGGCCGGTAAATAGAGATGGATGGCTTGGATATGTATGGTTTTGGTGGAAAAAACGTGTGCAGGCTGGGAAGATACTGAGAATATCACTACATATTTTTGACATAATTGTTCTTTATGCCATGTGCATCGCCATTGATAGTATGTATTAAATCTACTAAATTTACTAAATACTCGTACGAAAACTTCACTTGGGATAATTGTCTTGAATACCTGGGGTCCATGTCTCAGCCCGGTCCATTATCGCACTTAGTCAGCCCGCTCAACACAGATACCAAGACGGCGATAATGACAGGTCATGATTCTGGTCTTAAGAGGCACCCCCAGGAGTCTTGGTCGTATATGTTTGTGGCGCTCGTGACCCTTGATAGTGAAATTAATTTTTGGTAtcagaagaggaaaaaaaagcaattaTGAAGCTACCGTGGTTGGTGCTTTATGGAGCAAAGGCATCTTGGATTGGCTGTTAGTTGGCCAGGGAGACAAGCGGAATTAGCACCATCCTCCTTGCTTTCTTGCCAGTCGCCCCAGAGGGGAAATAATATCCATCTCTGGTGGAAAAAAATTGATAGTTTAAACGCCGTGCATAAGAGATCGTCTCTTATCCGGGGATGGTAGGAGGAGGGCTCTAGTCAGTTGCCTGGGAGATGATCTACCGAGATCCGATCCATATAGTCGATATCCGCTCTTCATCGTGCGAGAGATGACTGTGAGTAAACGGCTCTGTTCAAACCAAAAAGGCGCAGCATAATCAGTACACTTGTGAGGATGATTGGCCAAAGGGTCTCGGACAAGCACCATAAAAAGGAACATCCCGTAGTCTCGGTCCAAGCACAGGATCGGCTGCCAGACAAACAACATGTCTTAGTAAAATGGACCTCAGGAGCCATCCGAATCTTATTCCCAACTAGTCACTTGCGGGTTGACACAAATTCAACCACCTTCCCGCCTGCCCCGTGCTCCTTGCTGGGGTTGATAGGCACAATAATTCGGACGAGTGGATTCAGGACCCTTTGGTGGCCTTCGTATGGAGTACAATCTGGGGACTGCGTCCCGTCCAAGAATGGATCTGGTCTCATCAAGGCCAGAAATCCGGTTGGCCAGTACCTTGGCTCCGGGAATAGTGAACCACGGCCATCTGTGCGCATGTCTGACAgcgaagggggagaaaaaggaaagactgTTGTTGCTGGGTGCCATCGGTGTCAGAAGGGCACACTCTGTTGGGATACTTACACTTCTTGTCGTAGTAATGCATTGTTGCATCCACCGTATTGCACGGGTAGCCCCATGGCACTTATAAGAGGTGCACATCCCAGAAAGAAACGTGACAGTGGTTGTGCCTGTCCAAGTATTCCATGATCATTCTGCTCCTTATTACATGACCTTCTATAGGCTCGATTGTATCTTTATCGCCTCTATCTGCCCGGTATCTGTCGGAGTATTTTGTGCCTTGTTCGTTCGAGTGTGTCTGCTAGACTTTCGAATTTGGTAATGCATGTTTGGAGCAATAGCATCGAGTTGATTCCGCAGATGAACAGTGCCTTTTAGGGACGTTCGAGCAGCCTTGTTGGCTCAAAGCGAACGTTTGGGTGTCGACAAAGGCGGAAGATACTGTCGGTTCGAATATAACATCAATTGTCCTTCACTGCATCGCTATTAGGGACAAACGGAAGCCCAGAAGGGATCTGCTTGGTattgggaggaggagaagcctAAGCTCGTTGGAGCGGATAGGATAACGCTGGTGAGTAATAGAAACGAACCTGCCATGCTACCACTGAGAATTGATTGTTAACACAGGTACCAAGCATCGACTTTGCATTGCAGAtgcaaagaaacaaacagaTAACATCTTTTGCAACAAAAAGGATCAGCACTAACCTCTCAATCCTGCATATACATATCCTTCAATCCGCAAGCCTGGATATCAACGGCCCGAGCTGAATCATCTGCACTGGTGGCAGACGGACAGACACctggcagcagcaagtcAAGCCAGCTGGCAGTTGTCCAGCCCAGCCTGCCAAATCAACGCCGCGAGTATTTCGTCATTTCTCGCTTCCTTTTGCCTTGTTGTCATTTCTTCCTCCCTCACACGCGTCTCTCCTGGCTTGGTGGTAATTCTAGTCTTTAATATCGCGGCCATCACGCCTGCACCAACACCAGCGTCGGCTCCCCTTGGCATAGCTTATCACAACGATTCCTTCCGTTTCTTGGAGAAATAGATTTTGTTGCAGCTTCCTTTTCTGCAGGGCTTAGGTAAGTCTCGTCTACGCCTCCGCCTacttctctgcttctctctcttcttcctcctcaatctcttcttccttttctttctcctcacaGCATCACATCCCACAGTCCTCGTCACTCTCTTGCAGCCTTCTGCCTCGACCGAATCTCTTCGAGACTTCATCTTGCTTGATAGCTTGTTCTATCTTAATTACTCTCGCTTCATCTCAATCAATTGTCTTGGTAGCACCATTTGCCTTTGGCCCTCGAGCTTCATTGTCTGCAACACCACGTAATTCCCAAGACTGGGTAAGGTGAGCATGCATTTTGATAGTCTCGTTCTATCACCTAgccttctgcttctcttcgaATTTGTCTCCATTTGCTCGAGCAAATCTTCATCTCTCGAGCCGCCCATCTACAGGCTGGTAGATGAATCCCCCCCTCTCTACATATCTGCAACGTCATTCTCCATTTGTCCTCTCCATGGTTTCTTCTCTCGTTTCCAGCTCTTTGCCAGGCTGCCTGATATTCgtatttcatcatctccagtcGGCTTTGCACATGAAGACCACTTCAGCACCGCTATGCTTCATCTTGGTTACAATTCTAACTCATTAACTGATTCCAGATTTTCGTCGTACTGTCGAATCATTTGTCATTTCTTCGATCACCATTGTGACCGATCTGCTGTTCTTTGGGTAAGTTGccttcttttcagcttcatctcttgaATCACCACCCCTGGCCAACCTTCCAACTCATCTTCTACTCCTCTCGACTCGGGTTTGATGCCCTGAATCATGAGCCTCTTGCCATCGCCAATATCGGGGCAGCCCATCCCAAGTCTTGGATGTCTTTTGATCATGTCacttgccatctttgccaccAAAACGCTCTACGTCACCGCAAATCACTGACCGCGACAACGACAGGCAAACACATGTCTTACCATCTTCACACTGTTGCCGAATCCAAAATGGAAGCCAACGGTGGCGTTGCTAATCCTTATTACACCGGTCGAGCCGCtcatgcagctgctgatcCCGGCAGCCTTATTAATCACTTCAATGGATTGACTCTCGGCAGCTTGAGCATGCCCAGCAATGCCGCTCCCGTCCCAATGGGACCAGGTCATGCGTTCATGGTCAACTCGGACAGCCAGTTCGTCCTCACGCCTGTGCCAACTGCGCAACCCATGGGCCTTGGCCATTCTAATGAGAACCCTTATCTCAATTATCCGGGTGCCGCGGGCGGCTATGGTGCCTCCTATGTTGGCCTTTCGATGCCTCTTATGCCCTTTACCCCTGGCCGCCCAGGCACGGCCCAGCCTCGTGCTGATCGTGGGCATTCAGATGTCCCAGGGCTTGAGAATCGTCGCGGTTCTTACTCTACGACGGAGTCTGCTCCTGCCACCCCCTACTACGGCGGCGCCTTCTCCATTGTCCGCGATTATCCCCCTCGTGTTGCTAGCCTTGATCGGTCTTCATACACGACCCCGTCTCCTAATGCCACGGGTCTTGCGCCCATTGAGACCACGAAGCCGATTCCCATGGTCATTTCGGATCGCACcattgatgagcttctcaagaaggATCCGGCCATTCCCAAGGCGGTTCCAGCTGTCTTCACTCCTCCGGGCCAGATGAAGACTCTTGAACAAAGTTTGGAGAATCGCATTCCCGGCAACCGCAATGTGTACATTCGTGGTCTTCATCCCACTACGGATGACGAGCTGCTGTACCATTTCACTTCTCGCTTTGGTGCTGTTGAGACgtccaaggccatcatcgaCACTAACACTGGAGCTTGTAAGGGGTAAGTTCTGCTCGTCCTATAACACTCAATTCTCTACTTGATGCTGACTGGCCATAGATTTGGTTTCGCCAAGTTCTACGATGTTCGTGACTCTGAACTGTGCATTCGGGCCTTCCACCGCCTCGGCTACGAGATCGGCTTTGCCCGGGTACGATTCAACctctttccccttctctcAGCTCTTCTGAGCTAACAACTTCCAGGAGTCGTTCAATTCTCGGCTCAAAGCTGAGGGTGATGAGGGTTCAACCAACCTTTACATCTCCAACCTGCCCAAGAGCTTGAACGAGATGGTACGTTGACTTACTTGACTCTTCTCTTGCAGCTTGTGTGGCTGACCCTGGCCTAGGAACtcgccaccatcttcctTGGATACCACATTCAGTCCAGCAAGATCCTTCGCGATAGCATGGGAAACAGCCGTGGCGTCGGCTTTGCTCGGTAGGTTTCTTGAAGCCCCTGTCGGCCCTCACAACGTCCTGTACCTCCTGACACAGTTTAGATTTGACTCTCGAGACATCTGCGATGAGATCGTTCGCAAGTTCAACGGCATCGGCATTGGTGAAGAGGGTCTTCCAATGAACATTCGCTATGCCGATACTCCAGCTCAAAAAGAGCTCAAACGAGTTACAGCTGAACGTCGTCAGTTCCGCACTAATGAGTACAATATTGGCGCCTACGGCACTCCGCTTGTTGGCCTGAACCCTGCTCTGTACAACCAGCAAGCCCACTGGCGACGCAATCTACCTCAGTCCCGAAGGTTTGCTTCTGGTGATTCCGGGGTAGACACTGACTTGCCACTAACATCTCGCAGCGGCCTATCGTCCTCGTCGCTTGACGACACGCGAAGCTCATTGCCCCGTGCACAGTCTGCGTATGGATATAGCCGCAGCATTTTTGCTAAGTTCTAACTCTTTCGGTAGGGCGACCACGAGCGCGGACGCTACGATTTCGACTCCCACCACGTCTGAGTGCGATGAGAGTGTCACGATTCGAGCGGACCCAGCcgttgtcgccgccgccggcaaGGAGAACATCCAGCTGTCTCCCTCGGTCAAGAAAGAGGCCTCGAAGAAGGACTCGCAGTGAACACCCATGCAGTCTTcattcttttgcttttttgtgtcttttttgtcCGCACGTTTGTGCCATAATATGATGCCGGCTGGTTCAACATCTCTACCACTACTTGTTTTGGACTTTTTTGGGACCACTTACCCCAACAGTCACGGTAGCTTTTACGCCACGGTTGAAACATGTTCTAGGTCTGGAGATAGCCAATAAGTGGGATCAAACTGTGTGAAGGGATTATTTTATGTGCGTGTACTTTAGAGTCTAGATAATGGCAGGCTGTGGCAAAAGTTGGCGGCGTTAGCATCGTTTTACACACAATGATGAGATATCATTCCATCACATGCTGAGGAATTCTTTTGTtgtgtcttcttttcccgtTGACCATTTTTGAACAACGGCTGCTAATG
This genomic stretch from Trichoderma breve strain T069 chromosome 1, whole genome shotgun sequence harbors:
- a CDS encoding FAD binding domain-containing protein, which codes for MAELDTLDILVLGVILLGTFAYLTKGTLWAKQKDPYANAAYLNGNAAKAGKTRNFVEKMEESGKNCIIFYGSQTGTAEDYASRLAKEGKSRFGLETMVADLEEYDFDAMDTLPSDKIAFFVMATYGEGEPTDNAVEFYEFINGDDVAFSQGGEDAPLDNFHYVAFGLGNNTYEHYNSMVRDVDRLLTKYGAHRIGNAGEGDDGAGTMEEDFLAWKEPMWAALAAHMGLEEREAVYEPVFGITVREGLTPQSPEVYLGEPNKMHLEGAQKGPFNAHNPYIAPIAESYELFKVKDRNCIHLEIDISGSTLSYTTGDHIAIWPTNAGDEVDRFLRVTGLTDKREQVISVKALEPTAKVPFPTPTTYDAIVRYHLEIGAPVSRQFVSTLAAFAPTEEIKTEMTKLGSDKDYFHEKTGSQLFNIARLLEHVGNGETWDKIPFSAFIEGLTKLQPRYYSISSSSHVQPKKISVTAVVESSMVVGRQDPFRGVATNYLLALKQKQNGDPEPSPFGLTYELHGPRNKYDGIHVPVHVRHSNFKLPSDPAKPIIMIGPGTGVAPFRGFIQERAQQAREGINVGRTILFFGCRKSTEDFMYESEFEEYKKALGDKFELVTAFSRESSKKAFFYVCGDAANMAREVNTVLAQIIAEGRGVSESKAEEIVKNMRAANQYQEDVWS
- a CDS encoding RNA recognition motif domain-containing protein — translated: MEANGGVANPYYTGRAAHAAADPGSLINHFNGLTLGSLSMPSNAAPVPMGPGHAFMVNSDSQFVLTPVPTAQPMGLGHSNENPYLNYPGAAGGYGASYVGLSMPLMPFTPGRPGTAQPRADRGHSDVPGLENRRGSYSTTESAPATPYYGGAFSIVRDYPPRVASLDRSSYTTPSPNATGLAPIETTKPIPMVISDRTIDELLKKDPAIPKAVPAVFTPPGQMKTLEQSLENRIPGNRNVYIRGLHPTTDDELLYHFTSRFGAVETSKAIIDTNTGACKGFGFAKFYDVRDSELCIRAFHRLGYEIGFARESFNSRLKAEGDEGSTNLYISNLPKSLNEMELATIFLGYHIQSSKILRDSMGNSRGVGFARFDSRDICDEIVRKFNGIGIGEEGLPMNIRYADTPAQKELKRVTAERRQFRTNEYNIGAYGTPLVGLNPALYNQQAHWRRNLPQSRSGLSSSSLDDTRSSLPRAQSAATTSADATISTPTTSECDESVTIRADPAVVAAAGKENIQLSPSVKKEASKKDSQ